A single Chthoniobacterales bacterium DNA region contains:
- a CDS encoding phosphate acyltransferase, with the protein MKFIESVYEKLRRHPKRIVFPEGDDPRVLRAAQVFYEEQLGVPVLLGQRDVIERVALTEKVSLDHVAIINPETSSDLPIFCERLEKLDRYKGFGVRDSRALMVNRNYFAAMMLQYGLVDGLVGGVSSYGGSLLRPLIQLVKRFPHADVIASAMVVALPNSTYGDDGVLFFSDCGVVPDPTMQQLGSIAVQTGMLARQVFGQKPRVALLSFSTKGSAKTPATEKVAGAAAIARDLATKLNFDMAVDGELQADTALVPELAGIKQVGGLVAGRANVLIFPDLNSGNIAVKLVQHLGGARVYGQILLGLTRPAAELSRGTHPDEIAAVAALVGLQAIEYRKLYPTEESAV; encoded by the coding sequence GCGGCGCAGGTCTTTTACGAGGAGCAGCTCGGCGTGCCGGTGCTTCTCGGCCAGCGGGACGTCATCGAGCGCGTGGCTCTCACCGAAAAGGTGAGTCTCGACCACGTCGCGATCATCAATCCCGAGACGTCGTCCGATCTGCCAATTTTCTGCGAGCGCCTCGAGAAGCTCGATCGTTACAAGGGCTTCGGCGTTCGCGACTCCCGCGCCCTGATGGTGAATCGCAATTATTTTGCGGCCATGATGCTGCAATATGGCCTTGTCGACGGTCTGGTCGGCGGCGTGAGCAGCTACGGCGGCTCGCTGCTGCGGCCTCTCATTCAGCTCGTGAAGCGCTTCCCGCACGCGGACGTCATTGCCAGTGCGATGGTCGTTGCGCTGCCGAACTCGACCTACGGCGACGACGGCGTGCTTTTCTTCAGCGATTGCGGCGTCGTGCCCGATCCCACCATGCAGCAGCTTGGCTCCATCGCCGTGCAGACGGGCATGCTCGCCCGCCAGGTTTTCGGCCAGAAGCCGCGCGTCGCTCTGCTGAGTTTCTCGACCAAGGGCAGTGCGAAAACGCCCGCGACCGAAAAAGTGGCCGGCGCCGCCGCGATCGCCCGCGATCTCGCGACGAAGCTCAACTTTGACATGGCGGTGGACGGCGAACTCCAGGCCGACACCGCACTCGTGCCCGAACTGGCCGGCATCAAGCAGGTCGGCGGCCTTGTCGCCGGCAGGGCGAACGTCCTCATCTTCCCGGATCTGAACTCCGGCAACATCGCGGTGAAGCTCGTGCAGCATCTCGGCGGCGCGCGGGTTTACGGGCAGATCCTGCTCGGCCTCACGCGTCCCGCGGCGGAGCTTTCCCGCGGCACGCATCCCGACGAGATCGCCGCCGTGGCCGCGCTCGTCGGCCTGCAGGCGATCGAATACCGAAAACTTTATCCTACCGAGGAGTCGGCAGTCTGA
- a CDS encoding AAA family ATPase encodes MNTSTPRVFIAATEQNVGKTTTSLGLYATLRGIFKSIGFIKPVGQRFIDIEGKRIDEDSVLIRDTFDTQIPIEDMSPIAVEPDFTRRYIEASNRDLLERRIQHSFDRASWEKEFAIIEGTGHAGVGSVFDLSNARVARLLQSKVILVTTGGIGRPIDEGALNNALFEKEGVEVIGVIMNKVLPSKYDYIADFGRRGFARLGLELLGVMPQERMLSEPTLIDVCGVIRGEVLAGGALLRRRAGTVMIGAMQPANVLDRLEARTLLVVPGDREDVILAALSLVASAAESEEHSLVAIVLSESLMPGPAVREMITAASLPVIASPMDSYTIASRIHSMTVKTLPGDSEKIDRIQSLVSEHVNVDRILEKIGVKR; translated from the coding sequence TTGAACACGAGCACCCCCCGCGTTTTCATCGCCGCCACCGAGCAAAATGTCGGCAAGACGACCACGTCGCTCGGGCTCTACGCCACCTTGCGGGGGATCTTCAAGTCGATCGGCTTCATCAAGCCGGTCGGCCAGCGCTTCATCGACATCGAGGGCAAGCGCATCGACGAGGATAGCGTGCTCATCCGCGACACGTTCGATACCCAGATTCCGATCGAGGACATGAGCCCGATCGCCGTGGAGCCCGATTTCACGCGGCGTTACATTGAGGCGTCGAACCGCGATCTGCTCGAGCGCCGCATCCAGCATTCCTTCGATCGCGCGAGCTGGGAAAAGGAGTTTGCGATCATCGAGGGCACCGGTCACGCCGGAGTCGGGTCGGTTTTCGACCTTTCGAATGCCCGCGTCGCCCGACTTTTGCAGAGCAAGGTCATCCTCGTGACGACCGGCGGCATCGGCCGCCCGATCGACGAGGGGGCGCTGAATAATGCCCTGTTCGAGAAAGAGGGCGTCGAGGTGATCGGCGTCATCATGAACAAGGTGTTGCCCAGCAAATACGACTACATCGCCGACTTCGGCCGGCGTGGCTTTGCCCGGCTTGGCTTGGAGCTGCTGGGCGTGATGCCGCAGGAGCGCATGCTCTCGGAGCCGACGCTGATCGATGTCTGCGGCGTCATTCGCGGCGAAGTGCTGGCCGGAGGCGCTCTGCTACGGCGCCGTGCCGGCACCGTGATGATCGGGGCCATGCAGCCCGCGAACGTGCTCGATCGCCTCGAGGCGCGCACGCTGCTCGTCGTTCCCGGCGACCGGGAGGATGTCATCCTCGCGGCGCTGTCCCTCGTCGCATCGGCGGCGGAGAGCGAGGAGCACAGCCTCGTGGCCATCGTCCTGTCCGAATCCCTCATGCCCGGTCCCGCTGTGCGCGAAATGATCACGGCCGCGTCCCTGCCGGTGATCGCCTCGCCGATGGATAGCTACACGATCGCCAGTCGCATCCACTCGATGACGGTGAAGACGCTGCCCGGCGACTCCGAAAAGATCGACCGCATCCAGAGCCTCGTCTCCGAGCACGTGAACGTGGATCGCATTCTCGAGAAAATCGGCGTGAAGCGCTGA
- a CDS encoding MotA/TolQ/ExbB proton channel family protein, producing the protein MALALFAVTPGAFGQSLDASAAADVATAKANHLLHFVLAGGWAMIPLAILSVIALMLILIYFFTLRRGAIVTGRYMTTADALLRKGDYYGLLAVSNRHGEAVARIMRRTLDFLTKNPRATLADAREIAETEGTRQAAAINQQIVYLADIGTIAPMVGLFGTVVGMIKSFSVVALDVNATKPMELAAGVSEALVATAGGLLVGIPAMAAYAFYRGRAQRLIAELEAATTQLIAQLGTHYKPGGLNPPE; encoded by the coding sequence TTGGCGCTCGCACTTTTCGCCGTCACGCCGGGCGCATTCGGCCAGTCCCTGGACGCCTCCGCCGCCGCGGATGTCGCCACCGCCAAAGCAAACCACCTGCTGCATTTCGTGCTGGCGGGCGGCTGGGCGATGATCCCCCTCGCGATCCTTTCGGTGATCGCGCTGATGCTCATCCTCATCTACTTTTTCACGCTGCGCCGCGGGGCGATCGTGACCGGACGCTACATGACGACAGCCGACGCCTTGCTGCGCAAGGGCGACTACTACGGCCTGCTCGCCGTCTCGAACCGTCACGGCGAGGCGGTCGCCCGCATCATGCGCCGCACGCTGGATTTCCTGACGAAGAATCCCCGCGCCACTCTCGCGGATGCCCGTGAGATCGCCGAAACCGAGGGCACGCGGCAGGCTGCTGCCATCAACCAGCAGATCGTCTACCTCGCGGATATCGGCACGATTGCGCCGATGGTCGGCCTGTTCGGCACCGTCGTCGGCATGATCAAATCCTTCAGCGTCGTTGCCCTGGACGTGAATGCGACCAAGCCCATGGAGCTGGCGGCGGGCGTCTCCGAAGCACTCGTGGCCACTGCCGGCGGGTTGCTCGTGGGCATTCCCGCCATGGCCGCCTATGCGTTTTACCGCGGCCGCGCCCAGCGTCTCATCGCCGAGCTGGAGGCTGCGACCACGCAGCTGATCGCCCAGCTTGGCACGCACTACAAACCCGGTGGCCTGAATCCTCCGGAATAA